In the Harmonia axyridis chromosome 3, icHarAxyr1.1, whole genome shotgun sequence genome, one interval contains:
- the LOC123676181 gene encoding acetylcholine receptor subunit alpha-like 1, with protein sequence MKFFLDIWWFLFGPLSLKICLGNPDAKRLYDDLLSNYNRLIRPVGNNSDRLTVKMGLKLAQLIDVNLKNQIMTTNVWVEQEWNDYKLKWNPEDYGGVETLHVPSEHIWLPDIVLYNNADGNYEVTIMTKAILHHTGKVIWNPPAIYKSFCEIDVEYFPFDEQTCFMKFGSWTYDGYMVDLRHLQQVQDSNKIDVGIDLQDYYISVEWDIMRVPAVRNEKFYSCCEEPYPDIIFNITLRRKTLFYTVNLIIPCVGISFLSILVFYLPSDSGEKVSLCISILLSLTVFFLLLVEIIPPTSITVPLLGKYLLFTMLLCTLSVVVTIVVLNVNFRSPVTHKLAPWVRICFIDILPKYLFIKRPNKDEDDEKSVDSNILTDIIQIPMMDRCKSYDKALDSYDLAMHPSRYDMEVASRMATCFREVPYPSVPLSGGDEDLYSPASCRTNIFSASDDSPCFDKVELHDMDKTINDSRFIAQHVKNKDAFENVEEDWKYVAMVLDRLFLWIFSLLCVFGTGLIILNAPSLYDTNKPIDVLISKVAKKKMALLKMVPEEL encoded by the exons ATGAAATTCTTCTTGGATATATGGTGGTTTCTTTTTGGACCACTATCCTTGAAGATATGTCTTGGAAATCCAGATGCCAAACGTCTGTACGACGATCTACTTTCGAATTACAACAGACTGATCAGGCCTGTAGGCAACAATTCAGATCGCTTGACAGTCAAGATGGGCTTGAAATTGGCACAACTTATAGACGTG AACTTGAAGAACCAGATCATGACTACTAACGTCTGGGTAGAACAG GAATGGAACGATTACAAGTTGAAATGGAATCCAGAGGACTATGGAGGAGTAGAAACTTTACACGTACCGTCTGAACATATTTGGTTGCCAGACATAGTACTTTACAACAA TGCTGATGGTAACTACGAAGTGACAATAATGACAAAAGCAATTCTTCACCATACGGGAAAAGTGATCTGGAACCCGCCAGCTATATATAAATCGTTTTGCGAGATCGATGTTGAGTACTTTCCTTTTGATGAACAAACTTGCTTTATGAAATTTGGTTCCTGGACTTATGATGGATACATG GTTGATCTCCGACACCTTCAACAAGTACAAGACTCGAACAAAATCGACGTAGGCATTGACCTTCAAGACTACTACATATCAGTTGAATGGGACATAATGCGTGTGCCAGCAGTACGCAACGAAAAATTCTACAGCTGCTGTGAAGAACCATACCCTGACATCATCTTCAACATTACACTCAGaagaaaaacattattttatacCGTGAATCTGATTATACCGTGCGTTGGGATATCCTTCCTGTCCATACTCGTATTCTATCTGCCATCTGATTCTGGGGAGAAGGTCTCACTCTGTATATCTATTTTACTATCACTAACTGTTTTCTTCCTATTATTGGTGGAGATCATTCCTCCAACTTCCATCACAGTGCCTCTTCTAGGAAAATATTTGCTTTTTACAATGTTGCTCTGCACGTTATCTGTTGTTGTAACGATTGTTGTTCTGAATGTGAACTTCAGGTCACCTGTCACTCATAAATTAGCACCTTGGGTGAGAATCTGCTTCATCGATATCTTGCCGaagtatttattcataaaaaggCCGAACAAAGATGAggacgatgaaaaaagtgtagACAGCAATATTCTCACCGATATCATCCAGATACCAATGATGGATAGGTGTAAATCGTATGATAAGGCCCTTGACAGCTATGATTTAG CAATGCATCCTTCCAGATACGATATGGAGGTAGCATCCCGTATGGCCACGTGCTTCCGTGAAGTTCCTTACCCCTCAGTGCCCCTCAGCGGGGGTGACGAGGATTTGTACAGCCCTGCGAGTTGCAGGACGAATATTTTCAGTGCCAGTGATGATAGTCCCTGTTTTGATAAAGTAGAATTGCACGACATGGATAAAACGATCAACGATTCGAGGTTTATAGCTCAGCATGTGAAGAACAAAGACGCATTTGAGAAC gtgGAAGAGGATTGGAAATACGTCGCAATGGTGTTAGACAGACTGTTCCTCTGGATTTTTTCCCTCTTGTGCGTATTTGGTACGGGTTTAATCATTTTGAATGCACCATCATTATATGACACCAATAAACCAATAGATGTATTAATTTCCAAGGTAGCTAAGAAAAAGATGGCGCTGTTAAAAATGGTTCCAGAGGAACTGTAA
- the LOC123676182 gene encoding alpha-tocopherol transfer protein-like produces the protein MEENSSETNQRIKALECLGTNEDEADKKISLIEEWIEGKNFPEKLKKNIIEMFLIRNKFKVDVTQKRIAMYYKIRSQIPEFFEEKHPRENHMKQVMNVSHFVFSPKLTPELYTVNFFRLIDVNPKSFIPNDFCGFVVNIAELKLVHDVYSLGDIYVCDLKGTSFSHLYYFGVGTLRKLAKVIQEAFPVSIKAIHFVNSPGYMNTLIAIIKNVLNPKIFKRIHVHENCEDVANFVSKDILPKEFGGVGAPLDDLSDLLRGKFLEFQSRFDELEKVNEKMKKK, from the exons ATGGAAGAGAATAGTTCTGAAACGAATCAACGGATAAAAGCCTTAGAATGTCTAGGAACAAATGAAGATGAGGcagataaaaaaatatcattaattGAGGAATGGATCGAAGGAAAAAATTTCCCAGAAAAATTGA aaaaaaatataatagaaatgTTTCTTATACGGAACAAATTCAAAGTTGATGTAACTCAGAAGAGAATCGCAATGTACTATAAAATCAGATCACAAATACCagagtttttcgaagaaaaacatCCAAGAGAAAATCATATGAAGCAAGTCATGAATGTTTC GCATTTCGTTTTCTCACCGAAACTTACACCAGAGCTTTATACTGTGAATTTCTTCAGACTAATCGATGTGAATCCTAAGAGTTTCATtccaaatgatttttgtggatTTGTTGTTAATATTGCAGAGTTGAAACTGGTGCACGATGTTTACTCGCTTGGTGATATTTATGTATGTGATCTAAAAGGGACCTCGTTCAGTCATCTTTACTATTTCGGAGTTGGAACCCTCAGAAAACTCGCCAAAGTGATCCag GAGGCCTTTCCAGTTTCCATTAAAGCAATCCATTTCGTCAATTCTCCAGGTTATATGAATACATTGATAGCTATCATAAAAAATGTACTGAATCCTAAAATATTCAAAAGG ATACACGTTCATGAAAATTGCGAAGATGTAGCGAATTTTGTGTCTAAGGATATATTACCCAAAGAGTTTGGTGGAGTTGGGGCTCCTTTGGATGATCTAAGTG ATTTACTGAGAGGGAAGTTCCTCGAATTTCAGAGCAGGTTTGATGAATTagaaaaagtgaatgaaaaaatgaagaagaaatga